One genomic segment of Gemmatimonas aurantiaca includes these proteins:
- a CDS encoding ABC transporter ATP-binding protein: MPPGTRGAPAGAHVDDDSTTPAYDARLVRRLLTYVRPYRALMVAALGCMAITAGMQLAGPMLTRWVIDGALPARDTTLVLRAALAFAGLLVVQFASSYGETVLTALIGQRVMRDLRQELFTRLQQLPISYYDRTPVGRLVTRVTSDVEALNELFTAGVVAGVGDLFTLGVIGVVMLFIDWKLALAAFAVIPLVLLVSRLFQQRVRSSYRVIRTRVAQLNAYLGERLSGIRIVQLFGREADEIARFDTLNRGHLDAQLTSITWYALYFPAIEFLTTLALASLLVTSGVLVEREALTVGTVAAFLQLVRRFFQPLQDLSEKYNILQAAMAASERIFALLDTPPAPGLAPTPDLAARVARIRRDGVTITFDGVWFAYPTEGGISEDRVHGREQAGEYHQASAGGGADDHAAGDRRWVLRDVRFTVEPGQSLALVGHTGAGKTTIVSLLLRFYEPQRGRILLNGEDIRGVPVDVLRSVMGYVQQDIFLFAGDIASNLRLGSHLDDAALHRAAARVGADRVIERLPGGWHHELGERGGGISVGERQLLAFARAIASDPSLLILDEATSAVDSAIEAEIRKAVATLMQGRTTVAIAHRLSTIVDADEILVLHHGEVVERGSHRALVAAGGMYERLFRLQAGAIGLLERLPSPAASG, translated from the coding sequence ATGCCACCAGGAACCCGAGGGGCGCCTGCCGGCGCTCACGTCGACGACGACAGCACCACCCCGGCGTACGACGCACGACTCGTGCGCCGTCTGCTCACCTACGTGCGTCCCTACCGTGCGCTCATGGTGGCGGCGCTGGGGTGCATGGCCATCACGGCGGGGATGCAACTCGCCGGCCCCATGCTCACACGCTGGGTGATCGACGGGGCACTGCCCGCGCGGGACACGACGCTGGTGCTGCGGGCGGCGCTGGCCTTTGCCGGCTTGCTGGTGGTGCAGTTCGCGTCCTCGTATGGCGAGACCGTGCTGACGGCGCTCATCGGGCAGCGGGTGATGCGTGATCTGCGTCAGGAACTCTTCACGCGCCTGCAGCAGCTGCCCATCAGTTATTACGATCGCACGCCGGTGGGACGCCTCGTCACGCGGGTCACGAGCGATGTGGAAGCGCTGAACGAACTGTTCACCGCCGGCGTGGTGGCCGGCGTGGGCGATCTGTTCACGCTCGGCGTCATCGGCGTGGTGATGCTGTTCATCGACTGGAAGCTGGCGCTGGCGGCATTTGCCGTCATTCCGCTGGTGCTGCTCGTGTCTCGGCTGTTCCAGCAGCGGGTGCGCTCGAGCTACCGCGTCATCCGCACGCGGGTCGCGCAGCTCAATGCCTATCTGGGCGAACGCCTCTCGGGCATTCGCATCGTGCAGCTGTTCGGACGCGAAGCCGACGAGATCGCGCGTTTCGATACGCTCAATCGTGGGCATCTCGACGCGCAGCTCACTTCCATCACTTGGTACGCGCTGTATTTCCCGGCCATCGAGTTCCTGACCACGCTGGCGCTGGCCAGTCTGCTGGTCACGTCGGGGGTTCTGGTGGAGCGGGAGGCGCTGACGGTGGGCACCGTCGCGGCCTTTCTGCAACTCGTGCGACGGTTCTTCCAGCCGCTGCAGGATCTCTCCGAGAAGTACAACATCCTGCAGGCGGCCATGGCTGCGTCGGAGCGCATCTTCGCGCTGCTGGACACTCCACCCGCCCCGGGGCTTGCTCCCACGCCGGACCTGGCCGCGCGTGTCGCACGCATCCGACGCGACGGGGTGACGATCACATTCGACGGTGTCTGGTTCGCCTATCCCACCGAGGGTGGCATCAGCGAAGATCGGGTGCATGGGCGGGAGCAGGCCGGCGAATATCACCAGGCCTCGGCAGGCGGCGGGGCGGACGACCACGCCGCCGGCGACCGCCGGTGGGTGCTCAGGGATGTGCGATTCACGGTGGAGCCCGGCCAGTCCCTGGCGCTGGTGGGCCACACGGGGGCCGGAAAGACCACCATCGTGAGTCTCCTGCTCCGTTTCTACGAACCGCAGCGAGGGCGAATTCTCCTCAATGGGGAGGATATCCGCGGCGTGCCGGTGGACGTGCTCCGCTCGGTGATGGGGTATGTCCAGCAGGACATCTTTCTTTTTGCCGGCGATATCGCGTCGAATCTGCGGCTCGGATCCCATCTCGACGATGCCGCTTTGCATCGCGCGGCGGCGCGTGTCGGCGCCGACCGCGTGATCGAACGATTGCCCGGTGGCTGGCATCATGAACTGGGCGAACGTGGCGGCGGCATAAGCGTCGGGGAGCGCCAGTTGCTCGCCTTCGCACGCGCTATTGCGTCTGATCCCTCATTGCTCATTCTCGATGAGGCCACGAGCGCGGTCGATTCCGCCATCGAAGCGGAGATCCGGAAGGCCGTCGCCACCCTCATGCAGGGGCGCACCACGGTGGCCATCGCGCACCGGCTCAGCACCATCGTGGACGCCGACGAGATTCTCGTGCTGCATCATGGTGAGGTCGTGGAACGGGGCTCGCACCGGGCGCTCGTGGCCGCGGGTGGCATGTATGAACGCCTGTTCCGGCTGCAGGCTGGCGCTATTGGTCTTCTGGAACGCTTGCCAAGCCCGGCGGCTTCCGGGTAG
- the uvrA gene encoding excinuclease ABC subunit UvrA, whose amino-acid sequence MKDSIRILGARQHNLKGFDLTLPRRAITVVTGVSGSGKSSLAFDTLYAEGQRRYVESLSAYARQFLERMEKPAVDAIEGISPAVAIEQKNPTRTSRSTVGTATEIYDYLRLLWARVGHTYCPKCGRELRPDTVQSVTDTVLELPEGTRFLVACPLVRSSKVSHAVIVENLRARGFVRVAVPSPLGLEILHLDDVTEATLDLSTREGVSIVVDRLRVEPSARGRIADAVQTAFTEGDGDVRILFTEPLVPPASVAARLGEVSGATRAGTGAGVWQLAFTERFECPNDGTRAPTPTPQLFSFNNPRGACPTCNGFGATLDYDLGLIVPNSERSVRDGAIDPWTAPRYEKQRRLVVEFARTLGVSPDAPWNTLPADVREKFLHARTRTYTGIYPFLEALEEKKYKQYIRIFLRKYQSARPCASCGGAKLQPEALQVRVDGRTIAEVSQWPVRDLRTWLDDLSLTGSEALIADAVLREARSRTRFLADVGLTYLTLDRATRTLSGGEAQRITLSNALGAALVDATYVLDEPSIGLHPRDLDRLLSLLRRLRDLGNTVVMVEHDLDAMRIADYMVEMGPAAGEHGGQVVFAGPMRDVEQSPLTGQYLTGARTIEVPARRRPVGPRWLELRGATAHNVHGVDVRIPLGAMTVVTGVSGSGKSTLVHDVLFHALEARLHGEHSAKEHLGETVGSFTALTGFEHLDDVVLVDQSPIGRSPRSNPVTYVKAFDEIRRLFAESPVSKTKGFTAGHFSFNVAGGRCEHCEGAGAIEVEMVFMADVFVPCDACGGKRFKPEVLEVRVRGKNIADVLELTVDEAIRFFPREDKLAQALWHVQQVGLGYLRLGQPATTLSGGEAQRLKIARELALTARGEARKLYVMDEPTTGLHLEDIRKLAQVFERLLSQGHTLLLIEHHLDVIKLADWIVDMGPDGGDGGGRVVAMGRPEEIVTVAASHTGRWLRTVLPEGSGVAPGTAAGAAAR is encoded by the coding sequence ATGAAGGACTCGATCCGCATCCTCGGTGCCCGCCAGCACAACCTCAAAGGCTTCGACCTCACCCTTCCCCGTCGCGCGATCACCGTGGTGACCGGGGTATCCGGGTCGGGGAAATCGTCGCTCGCGTTCGACACGCTGTATGCCGAAGGACAGCGCCGCTATGTGGAATCGCTGTCGGCCTATGCGCGCCAGTTCCTCGAGCGCATGGAGAAGCCGGCCGTGGATGCCATCGAGGGGATCTCGCCGGCCGTGGCGATCGAGCAGAAGAATCCCACGCGCACCTCGCGCTCCACCGTCGGCACGGCCACCGAGATCTACGACTATCTGCGCCTGCTCTGGGCCCGTGTGGGACACACCTATTGCCCGAAGTGCGGCCGCGAACTGCGACCCGATACGGTGCAGTCGGTGACCGATACGGTGCTCGAATTGCCGGAGGGCACCCGGTTTCTCGTGGCCTGCCCCCTGGTACGATCGAGCAAGGTGTCACACGCCGTGATCGTCGAGAATTTGCGCGCACGGGGATTCGTGCGCGTGGCCGTGCCGTCGCCGCTCGGTCTGGAGATCTTGCATCTCGACGATGTGACGGAGGCCACACTGGATCTGTCCACGCGCGAAGGGGTGTCCATCGTGGTGGACCGGCTGCGGGTGGAACCCTCGGCGCGCGGTCGTATCGCCGATGCGGTGCAGACGGCCTTCACCGAGGGTGACGGGGATGTCCGCATTCTCTTCACCGAGCCGCTGGTGCCACCGGCCAGCGTCGCCGCGCGTCTGGGCGAGGTGTCCGGCGCGACACGCGCGGGAACCGGAGCCGGTGTTTGGCAACTGGCATTCACCGAACGATTCGAGTGTCCCAACGACGGCACGCGCGCGCCCACGCCCACGCCGCAGCTCTTCTCGTTCAACAATCCGCGCGGCGCCTGCCCAACCTGCAACGGATTCGGCGCCACGCTGGACTACGATCTCGGCCTCATCGTCCCCAACTCCGAGCGATCGGTACGCGATGGCGCCATCGATCCGTGGACCGCGCCGCGCTACGAAAAACAGCGACGGTTGGTGGTGGAGTTCGCCCGGACGCTGGGTGTGTCCCCCGATGCGCCCTGGAATACGCTGCCCGCCGACGTGCGGGAGAAGTTCCTGCACGCCCGCACGCGCACCTATACGGGCATCTATCCGTTTCTCGAAGCGCTCGAAGAGAAGAAGTACAAGCAGTACATCCGCATCTTTCTGCGCAAATATCAGAGCGCCCGCCCCTGCGCGTCCTGCGGCGGCGCCAAACTGCAGCCCGAGGCGCTGCAGGTGCGTGTGGACGGCCGGACCATCGCGGAGGTGTCGCAGTGGCCCGTGCGCGACCTGCGCACCTGGCTGGACGATCTGTCGCTCACCGGCAGTGAGGCCCTCATCGCCGATGCCGTGTTGCGCGAAGCACGTTCCCGCACGCGGTTCCTCGCCGATGTCGGACTCACCTATCTGACGCTCGACCGGGCCACGCGCACGCTCTCGGGCGGTGAGGCGCAGCGCATCACCCTGTCCAATGCCCTGGGCGCGGCGCTCGTGGATGCCACGTATGTCCTGGACGAACCCAGCATCGGCCTGCACCCGCGCGATCTCGATCGTCTGCTGTCGCTGTTGCGCCGTCTGCGCGACCTCGGCAACACGGTCGTGATGGTGGAGCACGATCTCGACGCCATGCGCATTGCCGACTACATGGTGGAGATGGGCCCGGCCGCCGGCGAACATGGCGGTCAGGTGGTGTTTGCGGGTCCCATGCGCGATGTGGAGCAGAGCCCACTCACCGGTCAGTACCTCACCGGCGCGCGCACCATCGAGGTACCGGCCCGGCGTCGGCCGGTGGGGCCACGATGGCTCGAACTGCGCGGCGCCACGGCGCACAACGTGCACGGCGTGGACGTACGCATTCCGCTGGGTGCGATGACGGTGGTCACCGGCGTCTCAGGGTCGGGCAAGAGCACGCTGGTGCACGATGTGCTCTTTCATGCGCTCGAAGCGCGCCTGCATGGAGAACACTCCGCGAAGGAGCATCTCGGAGAAACCGTGGGCAGCTTCACCGCCCTCACCGGCTTCGAGCATCTCGATGATGTGGTGCTCGTGGACCAGAGTCCCATCGGCCGGTCGCCGCGCTCCAATCCGGTCACGTATGTGAAAGCCTTCGACGAAATCCGGCGCCTGTTCGCCGAGTCGCCGGTGTCGAAAACCAAGGGTTTCACCGCCGGCCATTTTTCGTTCAACGTGGCCGGCGGGCGGTGCGAGCATTGTGAAGGCGCGGGCGCCATCGAAGTGGAGATGGTGTTCATGGCCGATGTGTTCGTGCCCTGCGATGCATGCGGCGGCAAACGTTTCAAGCCCGAGGTGCTCGAAGTGCGGGTGCGCGGCAAGAACATCGCCGACGTCCTCGAACTCACGGTGGATGAAGCCATCCGGTTCTTCCCGCGGGAGGACAAACTCGCGCAGGCGCTCTGGCACGTGCAGCAGGTGGGACTGGGCTATCTGCGTCTGGGTCAGCCCGCCACGACCCTGTCCGGCGGTGAAGCGCAGCGCCTCAAGATCGCCCGTGAACTCGCGCTGACCGCGCGTGGTGAAGCGCGAAAGCTGTACGTGATGGACGAACCCACCACGGGGCTGCACCTGGAGGACATCCGCAAACTCGCGCAGGTATTCGAGCGACTGTTGTCGCAGGGACATACGCTGCTGCTGATCGAACATCACCTGGATGTGATCAAGCTGGCCGACTGGATCGTGGACATGGGCCCCGACGGCGGCGACGGCGGCGGCCGGGTGGTGGCCATGGGCCGGCCGGAGGAGATCGTGACCGTGGCGGCCTCGCACACTGGGAGGTGGTTGAGGACGGTGTTGCCCGAGGGTTCCGGTGTCGCTCCCGGCACGGCCGCTGGTGCCGCCGCCCGCTAG
- a CDS encoding MbnH family di-heme enzyme: protein MSHTARPASLHRLLMAVACLTGIASCGGDEMFGPRGATASGNYVWNLPPGFPTPEVPADNPMSVEKVELGRHLFYDTRLSGNGSMSCASCHEQARAFSDGRLVGIGSTGEAHPRNSMALSNVGYASVLNWANPNIIELEKQALIPMFGEHPVELGLSGREAELLRRVRVDTTYLRLFAAGFPGEAEPVSVATITKALASFERALVSGNSPYDRYKFRNERTAISESAKRGEALFFSEKAECFHCHAAPIFTGSVSYVGKTFREQEFFNNGLYNLGGTGAYPANNVGIHEFTGRPEDMGAFKAPSLRNVAVSAPYMHDGSIATLEEVVDHYARGGRLITTGPNAGDGHLSPYRNGFITGFEATAQERLDLVEFLRTLTDSTFLTDRRFSNPWPNGRNPAP from the coding sequence ATGTCACACACCGCCAGACCGGCGTCTCTGCACCGACTCCTCATGGCGGTGGCCTGCCTGACAGGCATCGCGTCATGCGGGGGCGACGAGATGTTCGGCCCCCGTGGCGCGACAGCGTCGGGAAACTACGTATGGAATCTGCCGCCGGGCTTTCCCACACCGGAGGTGCCGGCGGACAATCCCATGTCCGTCGAAAAGGTGGAGTTGGGTCGTCACCTGTTCTATGACACGCGTCTGTCCGGCAACGGCAGCATGAGCTGCGCGAGCTGTCACGAGCAGGCACGCGCATTCTCCGACGGTCGTCTGGTGGGCATCGGCAGCACCGGCGAGGCCCACCCGCGCAACAGCATGGCTCTGTCCAATGTCGGCTACGCGTCGGTGCTCAACTGGGCGAACCCGAATATCATCGAACTCGAGAAGCAGGCACTGATCCCGATGTTCGGTGAACACCCCGTCGAGCTTGGCTTGTCGGGGCGCGAAGCCGAATTGTTGCGTCGTGTCCGGGTCGACACCACGTATCTGAGGCTGTTTGCCGCTGGTTTCCCCGGCGAGGCGGAACCCGTGTCCGTGGCGACGATCACCAAGGCGCTCGCGTCCTTCGAGCGTGCGCTAGTTTCCGGGAACTCACCGTACGATCGCTACAAATTCCGCAACGAGCGTACCGCCATCAGCGAATCGGCCAAGCGTGGCGAGGCATTGTTCTTCAGCGAGAAGGCGGAGTGCTTTCACTGTCACGCGGCACCGATATTCACCGGCTCGGTGAGCTACGTCGGCAAGACGTTCCGGGAGCAGGAGTTCTTCAACAACGGGTTGTACAATCTCGGCGGGACGGGTGCATATCCCGCCAACAACGTCGGCATTCATGAATTCACCGGACGTCCGGAAGACATGGGGGCATTCAAGGCCCCCAGTCTTCGCAATGTCGCCGTGTCCGCTCCCTACATGCACGACGGCAGCATCGCCACGCTCGAAGAGGTGGTCGATCATTACGCCCGGGGGGGACGACTCATCACGACCGGCCCCAATGCCGGTGATGGTCATCTGAGCCCCTACCGCAACGGCTTCATCACCGGATTCGAGGCGACGGCACAGGAACGTCTCGATCTGGTGGAGTTTCTCCGAACGTTGACCGATTCCACGTTCCTGACCGATCGGCGCTTCAGCAATCCGTGGCCGAACGGACGCAATCCCGCCCCCTGA
- a CDS encoding MbnP family copper-binding protein, which yields MRSFVPAALAALGAACSSTDGPTANNGPQPVNIRFAARVGTATFVCGQNFTGMGTSSSVATPTEFMMYVHDVRLLKADGTETPVTLTVDNKWQVDNVALLDFTAGGTGTACPSASADVNTQVVGTVPAGTYTGVRFVLGLPFAKNHSDQSTATGPLASSRMFWSWNAGYMALRVDMNTTGKPGGWFMHLGSTGCTPSTNATTVPTSCAQPNRGTITLPGFNPATNVIVADLKELTATTNLDVDLGGMPGCMSGTTDPECATLFNAVGLAFNGGAAPTTSAFFRVGTP from the coding sequence GTGCGTTCGTTTGTACCCGCCGCGCTGGCCGCTCTTGGTGCTGCGTGCTCGTCCACCGATGGCCCCACGGCCAACAATGGCCCACAGCCGGTGAATATCCGCTTCGCGGCACGTGTTGGGACGGCCACCTTCGTCTGCGGACAGAATTTCACCGGAATGGGCACCTCCTCGTCCGTCGCGACGCCCACGGAATTCATGATGTACGTGCACGATGTGCGGCTACTGAAGGCCGATGGAACCGAGACGCCTGTGACACTCACCGTCGACAACAAGTGGCAAGTGGACAACGTAGCCCTTCTCGATTTCACGGCGGGTGGCACCGGCACCGCATGTCCGAGCGCCTCGGCCGACGTGAATACTCAGGTTGTCGGAACCGTTCCCGCCGGTACGTACACGGGTGTGCGGTTCGTGCTCGGATTGCCGTTCGCCAAGAACCACAGCGACCAGTCCACCGCGACGGGGCCGCTGGCCTCGTCGCGCATGTTCTGGTCGTGGAACGCGGGATACATGGCACTTCGTGTCGACATGAACACCACCGGCAAGCCGGGCGGTTGGTTCATGCACCTGGGCAGCACGGGGTGCACGCCGAGCACCAACGCAACGACCGTCCCCACATCATGCGCGCAGCCGAATCGGGGCACCATCACGCTCCCGGGATTCAATCCCGCCACCAATGTGATCGTGGCCGACCTCAAGGAACTCACCGCGACGACGAATCTCGATGTCGATCTCGGTGGCATGCCCGGTTGCATGAGTGGCACCACCGATCCGGAGTGCGCGACGCTGTTCAATGCCGTTGGCCTTGCGTTCAACGGTGGCGCCGCGCCCACCACGTCGGCCTTCTTCCGCGTCGGAACGCCGTGA
- a CDS encoding TonB-dependent receptor — MHHAVSGVVCRFARAARSLILPVAITGAVGIAVPAIEAQARPQPPSRTDSIVRADSMRVDSLARVRHSTTLQSVNVTAERARAAPPPVARIDVDTAVLLSTPAANAYDLVRRATGLEVHEQGQGPGFTSNAVIRGFNSDHSADVLLVVDGVPINAPVHGHVEGFADWNVLFPGAVNSMRVIHGTASPLYGDFSLAGVVEVFTAADASGTSGAVSTSSLGDIGIWTRTGARAVRGGWMAATDLRRNQGWQSNSAYLLGNALIRGWRAVGAGRVEGGAQFYRSGWDSPGFVSVARYNTRDLRAAVDSTDGGGSSRVILSTRYSRPLPRLRSRPLALELTAWAQGSTQQMFLNIPGEGNVARQSGEHDDRRGAGGQAQLVWLVPLGELVAGTSFRGDRAAYTLENTLARQASSMQHSYDARFWSSGSYARWRRLVAGRLALDVGARLDVLHHESEDRLANTGWRAATTSIVSPKLGARYLLPWSIGGAGLSVLASSSHGFRSPPGVIAEPGRAPYLAWSHESGLELERDDLSAHVSLFRIDTRNERIFNPVTLGVSSAGRSRRQGLDARIAWQVPATLVQHGRLSTLAIDGAITLNDARFLGAAPSDTSRASDPNAGHDHNVPIFPGDPVPGVARYTARVGADLEIATPLLRSVRVSYRILGPFTPIGEPGVTTRVASVFDLGASVPLRALGASLDLDAQNVFDLRYVENRASQFITPGVPRVLRASLRFPQ; from the coding sequence ATGCACCACGCCGTATCCGGTGTGGTCTGTCGCTTCGCACGCGCAGCGCGCTCACTGATTCTTCCGGTCGCCATCACCGGCGCCGTTGGGATTGCTGTACCGGCGATCGAAGCCCAGGCACGCCCACAACCTCCCAGTCGCACAGACTCCATCGTGCGCGCGGACTCCATGCGCGTCGATTCGCTCGCGCGTGTGCGTCATTCGACGACGTTGCAGTCGGTGAACGTCACGGCGGAGCGCGCGCGCGCTGCGCCGCCACCAGTGGCACGCATTGACGTCGATACGGCCGTCCTGCTCTCGACACCGGCTGCGAATGCCTATGACCTCGTTCGCCGGGCCACCGGCCTCGAGGTGCACGAGCAGGGGCAGGGACCCGGCTTCACGTCGAATGCCGTCATCCGGGGCTTCAATTCGGATCATTCCGCCGACGTGCTGCTGGTCGTGGACGGTGTGCCGATCAATGCGCCGGTGCATGGTCATGTCGAGGGGTTTGCGGACTGGAATGTGCTGTTTCCCGGCGCCGTGAACTCCATGCGCGTCATCCACGGCACGGCGAGTCCCCTGTATGGGGATTTCTCGCTCGCTGGCGTGGTCGAGGTGTTCACCGCGGCCGACGCCAGCGGAACGAGTGGTGCAGTGTCCACATCCAGCCTTGGTGACATCGGCATCTGGACGCGCACCGGCGCACGCGCAGTGCGTGGGGGCTGGATGGCCGCAACCGATCTGCGACGCAACCAGGGCTGGCAATCGAACAGCGCATATCTGCTTGGCAATGCGCTGATCAGAGGGTGGCGTGCGGTGGGCGCCGGCCGCGTCGAAGGTGGTGCCCAGTTCTATCGAAGCGGATGGGATTCCCCGGGGTTCGTGAGCGTGGCGCGCTACAACACCCGTGATTTGCGCGCCGCTGTCGATTCCACGGACGGTGGCGGTTCCTCGCGCGTGATTCTCAGCACCCGGTACTCGCGGCCGCTGCCCCGTTTGCGTTCACGTCCGCTGGCGCTCGAGCTCACCGCCTGGGCGCAAGGTTCGACGCAACAGATGTTCCTCAATATCCCCGGCGAAGGCAACGTCGCGCGCCAGAGCGGCGAGCATGACGATCGACGCGGAGCCGGCGGACAAGCCCAACTGGTATGGCTGGTGCCGTTGGGGGAACTGGTGGCGGGGACCTCGTTCCGTGGCGATCGGGCGGCATACACGCTCGAAAATACGCTCGCCCGGCAAGCCTCGTCGATGCAGCATTCCTACGACGCACGGTTCTGGTCCAGCGGATCGTATGCGCGGTGGCGTCGACTGGTTGCTGGTCGACTGGCGCTGGATGTCGGCGCACGATTGGATGTGCTGCACCACGAGTCCGAGGATCGACTCGCCAACACGGGCTGGCGGGCGGCCACCACGAGTATCGTCAGTCCCAAACTGGGTGCGCGCTACCTGCTGCCGTGGTCGATCGGAGGAGCCGGTCTTTCGGTGCTCGCCTCCTCCAGTCACGGATTCCGGAGTCCCCCGGGCGTAATCGCGGAACCGGGACGTGCACCGTATCTCGCGTGGTCGCACGAATCCGGTCTGGAACTGGAACGTGATGATCTCTCGGCGCACGTCTCGCTGTTCCGCATCGACACGCGCAATGAACGGATTTTCAATCCGGTCACGCTCGGTGTGTCGAGTGCCGGCCGCAGTCGACGCCAGGGCTTGGATGCACGCATCGCGTGGCAGGTTCCCGCCACGCTGGTGCAGCATGGGAGGTTGTCCACTTTGGCGATCGATGGCGCCATCACCCTGAACGACGCGCGTTTCCTGGGGGCGGCTCCCTCCGATACATCACGGGCCAGCGATCCCAACGCGGGGCATGATCACAACGTGCCCATTTTCCCCGGTGATCCCGTGCCGGGTGTCGCGCGGTACACGGCGCGTGTGGGTGCGGATCTGGAGATCGCCACGCCGCTGCTTCGCAGTGTGCGTGTGTCCTATCGCATTCTCGGACCCTTCACCCCGATCGGCGAGCCCGGCGTGACCACACGCGTGGCCAGTGTCTTCGATCTCGGGGCCAGTGTGCCTCTGCGCGCACTGGGCGCTTCCCTGGATCTCGACGCGCAGAACGTCTTCGATCTCCGCTATGTCGAGAATCGCGCGTCGCAGTTCATCACTCCCGGAGTGCCGCGTGTGCTCCGCGCATCGCTCCGCTTTCCGCAGTAG